Within the Natranaeroarchaeum sulfidigenes genome, the region AGCTCGCGGTCGGCCTGTCTGTTCACGTTAACGTCATCGCCATCGACCGGCATCGCCTCGTCTTCAAATCCCGGTTTGATCTTGACGCTTTTGGCTGGCATCCCCACCGCGATGTGGTGGTCCGGGATGTCGGTCTGGACGACGCCGCGTGCGCCGACGATGGCGTTTTTGCCGACGCGACAGCCCGCCCGGACCATGGCGTCGTAGGTAACCCGTGCGTCGTCGTCGACGATCGTATGGTAGTTCCGTACCTCAGTCTGGTCGACGATGTCGTGATCGTGGCTGTAGAGGTGGACGCCGTCGGAGATCGAGACGCGATCCCCGATCGTCAGTTTACCGCGGTCGTCCAGATGCACGTCATCATGAATCACGACGTTGTCGCCGATCTCGATGTTGTGCCCGTAGGTGACCGAGATTCCCTTGAAAAAGCGACAGTCCTCGCCACAGTCTGCAAAGAGGTGATCCGCGAGCATCCGGCGAAATCGCAGAGCGAACTCGACGTTGTCGGCCATCGGCGTCGCATCGAACTGCCGCCAGAGCCACTGGAGGTGTTTCGAGCGCTGGAACTGCGCTTCGTCCTTCTCGGCATAGTACTCACTTTCCAGCGTCGAGTTACACGGGTCGTACCCCTGCAGGCGGACGCGCTCGGCGGGCGAGACATCGCCGCCGTTTTGCCACCGCTCGTAGGCCTCCCGATCCCCATGTAAATCGACGAGGGTGTCCTCCACGACTGCGCAGGTGTCCTCCTCGGACGCGAGGCGGTCGTCTACCTCGGTAATAAAGGCGTCGAGCCCCGATTCCGCGTCCGCGGGGAGTTCGACGTGGCGCTTGGTCATAGGATGGGTTTGCCGCCCGAGGTAAAATGGGTTTTCGTCCGGGCCGCGTTCGCCGGTGTTCGGGGACCTGCTGGCGCCAGCTTCGTCGATGTGGCCTATTCTGCAAAAAGCTCGTCCATCGACGCATCGATCGGAGCGTCGTCAGTCTGTTCCGAGCAAACCGGCTCGGTGTCGACATCGGCGACGAACCCCTCGAATTCGTCCGGTGATGGCCCATCACCAGTTCTGTCGGGAGTATCGTCGAGCTGGGCGACAGTCTCCGGGTCGACCGTATCGAGCTCCTGTACCTTCTTCGACCGCCCGACATCGTTAATTTCACCCATGATAGATTGTTCCATACACACCAGTATAGTTTGCAAGATAATAAATATACTGGACAGATCCGTTAATCTCTGAAGAGAAATCTGTTCAAATAATCTCTGTGGTAGACGATGTTGTCGACCCCCGGCATCCGTACGCGCTAAGTATCCCCACATCTAACGGGTGTGTATGAACTATAGAACGCTCGGCGAGAGCGACGTCGAAGTGAGCGAGGTCGGCTTTGGCGCGTGGGTCGTCGGCACCGACTGGTGGGGTGACCGAGACGAGCAGCAGGCGATTGATATGGTCCGTCACGCCGTCGACCGAGGGATTACGTTCTTCGATACGGGCGATGTCTACGGTCATGGCGCAAGCGAGGAGATCATCGGACAGGCGCTCGCGGACCGCCGTGAGGAGGTCACCATCGGAACGAAGATCGGCTACGACTTCTACAACAACCCGCAAGCCGGTCACGGTGAGCTCCCCAAAGAGGTCACGCCCGAGTGGATCGAGACTGCGCTCGACCGCTCGCTGGACCGACTCGACACCGACTACGTCGACGTACTCCAGTTGCACAACGCGAACGTCGAGGAGGTCGACCGCGACGTCCTCGAAACGCTCGACGAGCTACAGGAGTCGGGCCGCGTCGACGCCGTCGGCTGGGCGCTCGGCCCCTCGATCGGCTGGCTCGCGGAGGGTGAGGCAGCGATCGAACACGAGTTCGACGCGCTCCAGACCGTCTTTAATCTCTTCGAGCAGGGGCCGGGGATGCACTTCGTCGACGAGATCGACCGACAGGACGCCGACACCTCGATCATGGCTCGCGTCCCCCACTCCTCGGGCTTGCTCAACGAACAGGTGACGCCCGAGACGGAACTCGAAGACGGTGACCACCGTTCGCATCGCCCGACTGCGTGGTACGAGACCGGCTGGGAGAAAGTAGAGCAGCTCCGATTCCTCGAACGCGACGGCGAGCGGACGATGGCCCAGGCAGCCATCCAGTGGCTGCTCTACCACGACTCCGTTGCGACCGTGACGCCAACCTTCCGTACCACGGACGACATCGACGCGTGGGCGAGCGCCAGCGACGCGCCCGCGCTCTCCGACGGGGAGTACGAACGCGTTCAGGAGCTGTACGCCGAGAACTTCGGGATCGAGCGCGACGATGGGATGGACGCGTACCGTTCTTCCGTGGGCGGCGAGGACATCGAATCGGCCGGTGTCCAGCCAGCGTCGGGCGACTGATCGCGGTAGCTGTTGTCATCCCCCTTCGCTTCGCTTCGAAATCGCCCGAATGACCCGCCTCTCCACGTTCGTATTACACTTTCACCACGCGTCGTGAGGTGTCACCACGTCTCAACGATCCCGTCCTGGACGTCCTCCGCACAGCCCCTGCAGTCGGGATGCTCGGCGTCGAAACAGGCTGGATAACCCTCAGAATCGAGACGGACCGCACGACGCTCGGCATGCCGGCGACAGACCAGACGGACGCGTCCCTCGTCGTCTCG harbors:
- a CDS encoding aldo/keto reductase is translated as MNYRTLGESDVEVSEVGFGAWVVGTDWWGDRDEQQAIDMVRHAVDRGITFFDTGDVYGHGASEEIIGQALADRREEVTIGTKIGYDFYNNPQAGHGELPKEVTPEWIETALDRSLDRLDTDYVDVLQLHNANVEEVDRDVLETLDELQESGRVDAVGWALGPSIGWLAEGEAAIEHEFDALQTVFNLFEQGPGMHFVDEIDRQDADTSIMARVPHSSGLLNEQVTPETELEDGDHRSHRPTAWYETGWEKVEQLRFLERDGERTMAQAAIQWLLYHDSVATVTPTFRTTDDIDAWASASDAPALSDGEYERVQELYAENFGIERDDGMDAYRSSVGGEDIESAGVQPASGD
- a CDS encoding DUF7091 family protein, which translates into the protein MADRERVERFIRSTLQNAGRQVAEARQAYREGQTTAQLPRDDEGRVRLVCRRHAERRAVRLDSEGYPACFDAEHPDCRGCAEDVQDGIVETW
- a CDS encoding acyltransferase, with protein sequence MTKRHVELPADAESGLDAFITEVDDRLASEEDTCAVVEDTLVDLHGDREAYERWQNGGDVSPAERVRLQGYDPCNSTLESEYYAEKDEAQFQRSKHLQWLWRQFDATPMADNVEFALRFRRMLADHLFADCGEDCRFFKGISVTYGHNIEIGDNVVIHDDVHLDDRGKLTIGDRVSISDGVHLYSHDHDIVDQTEVRNYHTIVDDDARVTYDAMVRAGCRVGKNAIVGARGVVQTDIPDHHIAVGMPAKSVKIKPGFEDEAMPVDGDDVNVNRQADRELEYELPDDLDQFDEFQRDLGPDRRRDR